One genomic segment of Chloroflexota bacterium includes these proteins:
- the ilvN gene encoding acetolactate synthase small subunit: MAPTKHILLALVEDKPGVLNRMSNVFRRRGFNIHSVNVLETIETEDSGRPGLTRVAIVVSGSAVILGQVRKQLEKIVDVVKVLDITTEDVA; the protein is encoded by the coding sequence ATGGCACCGACGAAACACATATTGCTGGCACTGGTAGAGGATAAACCCGGTGTTTTGAACCGGATGTCAAACGTCTTCCGAAGACGTGGTTTCAATATCCACAGCGTAAATGTACTGGAAACCATTGAAACTGAGGATAGCGGGCGACCCGGTCTGACCAGGGTTGCCATTGTCGTCTCTGGCTCGGCGGTGATTTTGGGCCAGGTTCGAAAGCAGCTGGAAAAAATAGTCGATGTGGTAAAGGTCCTGGATATCACCACCGAAGACGTGGCGTGA
- the ilvB gene encoding biosynthetic-type acetolactate synthase large subunit: MKLTGAQILCESLIKEGVDVIFGFPGGAVIPLYDTLPQYPQLRHILVRHEQGAAHAADGYARATGKVGVCFATSGPGATNLVTGIANAFLDSVPIIAVTGQVRRDFIGRDAFQETDITGITLPITKQNYLVMDVDDLAAIIKEAFHLAHTGRPGPVLIDIPRDVFLEQTDFSYPDKIDLPGYKPTLQGHPTQIKKAAKMINEAKRPIIIAGRGVNISKAYSELRQLAETAQIPVMTTLLGIGCFPEEHALSYGMVGMHGMVYANYAIESADVLIAIGMRFDDRVTGKISAFAPHAHIIHIDIDPAEIGKNVRVDVPIVGDVKMVLQTLNKQITPVGHLDWVNQLDDWRREHPSIDIRDDDGLLPQYVVRQIYEITRGEAIVVTGVGQHQMWAAQHYFFNKPNTLISSGGLGAMGFGLPAAMGAQIGCPDTVVWCIDGDGSFQMTIQELGTVVQEGAPVKIAIINNGFLGMVRQWQQLFYKGRYVATPISCPDFVKIADGYYMPALRVKRREEVIPAIKQAMAHDGPFLIDFMVEPEENVYPMMPPGATVAEIIEEPKQPVKAISDSKRLKVSNI; the protein is encoded by the coding sequence ATGAAGCTGACAGGTGCACAGATTTTATGTGAAAGCTTGATAAAAGAAGGGGTGGATGTTATTTTTGGTTTTCCTGGGGGAGCGGTTATTCCACTCTATGACACGCTGCCGCAGTATCCTCAGCTACGGCATATTCTGGTGCGCCATGAACAGGGAGCCGCCCACGCTGCTGACGGCTACGCCCGGGCAACGGGAAAGGTAGGAGTATGCTTCGCTACATCCGGTCCCGGAGCGACCAACCTGGTAACCGGCATTGCCAATGCTTTTCTTGATTCAGTCCCGATAATCGCGGTAACAGGCCAGGTCCGACGGGACTTCATTGGCCGCGATGCCTTTCAGGAAACAGACATCACCGGTATAACATTGCCCATTACCAAACAGAACTATCTGGTTATGGACGTAGATGATCTGGCAGCGATAATCAAGGAGGCCTTTCATCTGGCCCATACCGGGCGTCCCGGCCCCGTATTGATCGATATACCTCGTGATGTATTTCTAGAGCAGACCGATTTCAGCTATCCGGATAAAATAGATTTGCCCGGCTACAAGCCAACGCTACAGGGCCATCCCACGCAAATCAAGAAGGCCGCCAAAATGATAAACGAGGCCAAGCGTCCCATTATCATTGCCGGTAGAGGGGTCAATATTTCAAAAGCGTACAGCGAGCTGAGACAGTTGGCGGAAACGGCGCAGATACCGGTGATGACTACCTTACTTGGCATTGGCTGCTTCCCGGAGGAGCATGCTCTCAGCTATGGTATGGTCGGTATGCACGGAATGGTCTATGCCAATTATGCCATCGAGAGCGCTGATGTGCTCATCGCCATTGGTATGCGATTTGATGACAGGGTGACGGGAAAGATAAGCGCGTTTGCTCCTCACGCCCATATCATACACATTGATATTGACCCGGCGGAAATCGGCAAGAACGTCCGCGTGGACGTACCCATCGTGGGTGATGTCAAGATGGTCTTACAGACGCTGAACAAGCAGATTACACCGGTTGGCCACCTTGACTGGGTCAACCAGCTGGATGATTGGCGGAGAGAACACCCGTCAATTGATATCAGGGATGACGATGGGCTTTTGCCTCAGTACGTGGTCCGCCAGATATATGAAATAACCAGAGGCGAAGCGATTGTTGTCACTGGAGTTGGACAGCATCAGATGTGGGCGGCGCAGCACTACTTTTTCAATAAGCCCAATACGCTGATTTCTTCCGGCGGTCTTGGTGCCATGGGATTTGGCCTGCCTGCGGCCATGGGAGCTCAAATTGGCTGTCCCGATACCGTGGTGTGGTGCATTGATGGCGATGGCAGTTTCCAGATGACCATTCAGGAGCTGGGCACCGTTGTTCAGGAAGGGGCACCGGTCAAGATAGCCATCATCAATAACGGATTTCTGGGGATGGTCCGGCAGTGGCAACAGCTGTTCTACAAAGGACGGTACGTAGCCACGCCGATATCTTGCCCTGACTTTGTTAAAATTGCCGATGGGTACTATATGCCCGCGTTACGGGTTAAGCGCCGGGAGGAAGTAATCCCGGCAATTAAGCAGGCGATGGCGCACGATGGGCCGTTCCTTATCGATTTTATGGTGGAGCCGGAAGAGAACGTTTACCCGATGATGCCACCCGGGGCAACGGTCGCCGAGATTATTGAGGAGCCCAAGCAACCGGTAAAGGCCATTTCCGACTCTAAAAGACTGAAAGTGAGCAATATTTAA
- the ilvC gene encoding ketol-acid reductoisomerase, which translates to MAKVYYEKDVNLELLKGKTIAVIGYGNQGRGQSLNLKDSGFEAIVGLQEGSKSKARAEADGVKVASVAEASKAAEIVMLLAPDTMHQRIYNQHIAPGLSKGNMLMVSHGFTIHYSQVVPSPDIDVTMIAPKSPGILLREFFTQGQGVPALIAVHQDASGQAKDKALAYSAAIGCARAGVLETTFAEETETDLFGEQTILCGGVTALLKATFETLVEAGYQPELAYFECLHELKLIVDLIYKGGISLMRDSVSHTARYGDITRGPRVIDEGVRENLWEILGEIQDGTFAREWILENQAGMPVFNALTRKDREHPIEIVGAELRKMMPWLAK; encoded by the coding sequence ATGGCTAAGGTGTACTACGAAAAAGACGTTAATCTCGAACTGTTGAAAGGTAAGACAATCGCCGTTATCGGCTACGGCAACCAGGGGCGCGGCCAGTCACTGAACCTTAAGGATAGCGGCTTTGAAGCGATTGTAGGACTCCAGGAAGGCAGTAAGAGCAAGGCGAGAGCTGAAGCTGACGGTGTTAAGGTAGCCTCGGTGGCAGAAGCGTCAAAAGCGGCGGAAATCGTCATGCTGCTGGCCCCGGATACCATGCACCAGAGAATCTACAATCAGCATATCGCACCGGGACTATCCAAGGGCAATATGCTTATGGTTTCCCATGGCTTCACCATCCATTACAGCCAGGTCGTGCCATCGCCAGACATCGATGTAACCATGATAGCGCCCAAGAGCCCGGGCATCTTGCTCCGCGAGTTCTTTACCCAGGGACAAGGCGTACCCGCGCTGATAGCAGTCCATCAGGATGCTTCCGGCCAGGCGAAGGATAAAGCGCTGGCCTACTCAGCGGCCATCGGTTGTGCCCGTGCCGGAGTCCTGGAAACAACCTTCGCCGAGGAAACCGAGACCGACCTCTTCGGCGAGCAAACGATACTCTGTGGCGGTGTTACGGCTCTCCTCAAAGCTACCTTCGAGACGCTGGTGGAGGCTGGCTATCAGCCTGAGCTGGCTTACTTCGAGTGCCTCCACGAACTCAAGCTCATTGTCGACCTTATCTACAAAGGCGGCATCAGCCTTATGCGTGACTCGGTTAGCCATACCGCTCGGTACGGTGATATAACCAGAGGGCCAAGGGTAATTGATGAAGGGGTGAGAGAGAATTTATGGGAGATCCTGGGCGAGATTCAGGACGGCACCTTCGCCCGGGAGTGGATTCTGGAGAACCAGGCTGGTATGCCGGTATTCAACGCGCTCACGCGCAAGGACAGAGAGCATCCTATTGAGATAGTCGGCGCCGAGCTGCGGAAGATGATGCCGTGGCTTGCCAAGTAG
- the ilvN gene encoding acetolactate synthase small subunit codes for MRHTLVALVEDKPGVLTRMASLFRRRGFNIESIAVGHSELPNLSRMTIVVNGGANILEQVRKQLSKVVNVVKVADVTADNITVRELALIKVKATSSTRSEIIEIADIFRANIVDVASDSLTVEITGDEDKVDSMLKLLRGFGVKEVARTGRIAMLRGSISQLRVEEKTSKTRKGGYNLL; via the coding sequence ATGAGGCACACTCTTGTTGCGCTGGTTGAGGACAAGCCCGGGGTACTGACCCGCATGGCCAGCCTGTTTCGAAGGCGGGGCTTCAATATTGAAAGCATTGCCGTGGGACACAGCGAGTTGCCCAACTTGTCCCGCATGACCATCGTGGTTAATGGTGGGGCCAATATCCTGGAGCAGGTAAGAAAGCAATTGAGCAAGGTGGTCAACGTGGTCAAGGTGGCTGACGTTACGGCGGACAATATCACGGTGAGAGAACTTGCGTTGATAAAGGTAAAGGCGACTTCCTCAACCCGCAGTGAAATAATTGAGATTGCCGATATCTTCCGTGCTAATATTGTCGATGTGGCTTCTGATTCGCTGACTGTCGAGATCACCGGAGACGAGGATAAAGTTGATTCTATGCTGAAGCTGCTGCGTGGCTTTGGGGTCAAGGAAGTGGCACGAACCGGCCGTATCGCCATGCTGAGGGGGAGCATCAGCCAGCTGCGTGTTGAAGAGAAAACATCAAAAACTAGAAAGGGAGGGTATAACTTATTGTAA
- the ilvD gene encoding dihydroxy-acid dehydratase, with translation MKSDVVKKGIERAPHRSLLYALGCNRSEMDKPFIGIINSYSEIVPGHIHLRDIAQAVKAGVREGGGVPFEVNTIAVCDGIGMNHPGMKYSLPSRELIADSAETVAEAHAFDALVFISNCDKIVPGMLMAAARLNVPSIFISGGPMLSSRFGDDGRKIDLISVFEGVGEVLSGKMSEEELGRMEQVACPGCGSCAGMFTANTMNCLIEVLGIGLPGNGTIPAVDARRRGLARDAGRAVMRLLADNVRPRDLINKESIYNALTVDMALGASTNSVLHLMAIAHEAGVAFPLTLVNEISQQTPCLCKLAPAYIEGKTKYHIEDLDRAGGIPAVMNEIKGLLKLNLKSVTGKTMAENIAGSRILDSNVIHPVDNAFASTGGLAILFGNLAPDGAVVRRSAVAPEMLSHRGPARVFDSEEEATRAIMGHKIKEGDVIVIRYEGPKGGPGMREMLTPTSLLSGLGTDNKVALITDGRFSGGSRGAAIGHVSPEAASRGPIAALKDGDIIVIDIPNYKLAVELTDEEMKRRLAQLPAFEPKVKSGYLKYYAEKVCSASTGAVFGG, from the coding sequence GTGAAGAGTGATGTCGTCAAGAAAGGAATAGAAAGAGCGCCACACCGCTCTCTGCTGTACGCCCTGGGCTGCAATCGCTCCGAAATGGACAAGCCGTTTATCGGCATTATTAACAGCTACAGCGAGATTGTTCCCGGGCACATCCATCTGCGTGATATTGCGCAGGCGGTAAAAGCGGGCGTACGGGAAGGAGGCGGCGTCCCCTTTGAGGTCAACACCATCGCCGTGTGTGACGGCATCGGTATGAACCATCCGGGAATGAAATACAGCCTGCCCAGTCGGGAGCTTATTGCCGATTCAGCAGAAACGGTAGCTGAGGCACATGCCTTCGATGCGCTCGTTTTCATTTCGAACTGCGACAAGATAGTTCCCGGTATGCTCATGGCAGCAGCAAGGTTGAATGTTCCATCGATTTTTATTAGCGGCGGGCCCATGCTGTCAAGTCGGTTTGGCGACGATGGCCGAAAAATCGACCTCATCTCGGTCTTCGAAGGAGTGGGCGAGGTTCTCAGTGGCAAGATGAGCGAAGAGGAACTGGGACGGATGGAGCAGGTCGCCTGTCCCGGCTGCGGGAGTTGTGCCGGCATGTTTACCGCCAACACCATGAACTGCCTGATTGAAGTACTGGGAATAGGGCTGCCGGGCAATGGCACTATCCCGGCGGTTGATGCCAGGCGGCGGGGTCTGGCAAGGGATGCCGGGCGCGCCGTGATGAGATTGCTGGCGGACAACGTTCGACCCCGTGATTTAATCAATAAGGAATCCATTTACAATGCCCTGACCGTCGATATGGCGCTTGGCGCCAGTACCAACTCGGTGCTGCACCTGATGGCCATTGCCCACGAGGCGGGCGTTGCCTTTCCGCTGACGCTGGTCAATGAGATAAGCCAGCAGACACCGTGTCTCTGCAAGCTGGCACCGGCATATATAGAGGGGAAAACCAAATACCATATTGAGGACCTGGACCGTGCCGGCGGCATACCGGCGGTGATGAATGAAATAAAAGGCCTTTTAAAACTTAATCTGAAATCGGTGACGGGCAAGACGATGGCCGAGAACATCGCTGGCAGCAGGATACTGGATAGCAATGTAATTCACCCGGTCGATAACGCGTTTGCTTCGACTGGTGGGCTGGCGATACTTTTTGGCAACCTGGCTCCGGATGGTGCTGTGGTGCGAAGGTCGGCGGTGGCCCCGGAAATGCTGTCGCATCGCGGACCGGCCAGGGTATTTGACTCGGAAGAAGAAGCAACCAGGGCCATTATGGGCCACAAAATAAAAGAGGGCGATGTGATTGTAATTCGCTACGAAGGGCCGAAAGGCGGCCCGGGAATGAGGGAAATGCTCACTCCCACCTCTCTTCTGAGTGGTCTGGGAACAGATAACAAGGTTGCTCTCATCACCGATGGGCGCTTTTCCGGCGGTTCCCGTGGTGCCGCCATCGGTCACGTGTCTCCCGAGGCGGCAAGTCGGGGCCCGATAGCCGCGCTGAAAGATGGGGACATTATTGTTATCGATATTCCCAATTACAAGCTGGCGGTGGAACTGACGGATGAGGAAATGAAACGCCGTTTGGCACAATTGCCGGCGTTCGAACCGAAGGTGAAATCCGGTTATCTCAAATATTATGCAGAGAAAGTTTGCTCAGCGAGTACCGGAGCTGTATTCGGAGGCTAG